The Raphanus sativus cultivar WK10039 unplaced genomic scaffold, ASM80110v3 Scaffold3025, whole genome shotgun sequence nucleotide sequence CGGTTTCATCTAGTGAACTTCATAAGTTGGAAGAGTCACTTATGAACATGTGTAAGAAAGTGATTCCCGAGTTATCCCAGCTTGCTCATACTTTAAAGGAAACCATTACCTCTGCATCGTCACTTACTCAAGCCTTAAGCCGTGAATTAGCTGAGAGCCGCCAAAGGAATTGCTTAGCTCTCGCAGCTGCTGAGTAACGAAGTGGCGGAGAACCTTTGGGTGCTCCTCTTCTTGGAAAGACCGGAGTACCTATCGTAACAGAATTATCCAGGTTGATATCTGAAGGCAGGTATGAAGAGTCTTTCACTATGGCT carries:
- the LOC108830728 gene encoding varicose-related protein-like → MASSGNTNPSKPPRFDLGTLFRPPSGPYPPRASPLVTSQQLYAPAGIEDSTGVSAKLPESVSSSELHKLEESLMNMCKKVIPELSQLAHTLKETITSASSLTQALSRELAESRQRNCLALAAAE